The Streptomyces phaeolivaceus genome has a window encoding:
- a CDS encoding DUF397 domain-containing protein, which translates to MTSEFIGHFRKSSYSGGQGDCVEVAPLSTGARAIRDSKDPHRPLLELGPDSWRAFLDGAKGGLFGQPA; encoded by the coding sequence GTGACCTCTGAGTTCATAGGCCACTTCCGGAAATCCTCGTACTCCGGGGGGCAGGGCGACTGCGTCGAGGTCGCCCCCCTCTCCACCGGCGCCCGCGCCATCCGCGACAGCAAGGACCCCCACCGCCCCCTCCTCGAACTCGGCCCCGACAGCTGGCGTGCCTTCCTGGACGGGGCCAAGGGAGGCCTGTTCGGGCAGCCTGCGTGA
- a CDS encoding helix-turn-helix domain-containing protein — protein MPAGGRPTVRSRRLGAALKRYRRAAKIDQSHAASVLGVDQARVSRIESGHVTARILEIRVLLDAYGVSDAEVLRKLEDLAKRSNRRGWWLEHAERLRPDYLDHISLEDDAAHIRVWAQALVPGLLQTTGYAESVIRSSPSYVAPERVGQMVKVREARQAKIEEGGAAYTAILWEPVIIHSLVPAEIHQPQLERILEVAERPNVTIQILPLSAGTMAGEISAFASFSFDEAAIVEAVTLENLRGTSILEAPEDLAAYTLAFDQLRSAALAPNASAQLIRRALQRS, from the coding sequence ATGCCCGCAGGGGGACGGCCGACCGTGCGCAGCAGGCGACTTGGGGCCGCGCTCAAGCGGTACCGAAGGGCCGCCAAGATCGACCAGTCGCACGCGGCGAGTGTGCTCGGCGTGGATCAGGCGAGGGTCAGCCGCATAGAGAGTGGGCACGTGACCGCGCGCATCCTGGAAATCCGCGTGCTCCTGGACGCGTACGGTGTGAGCGACGCCGAAGTCCTGCGCAAGCTGGAGGACTTGGCGAAGCGCTCCAACCGCCGTGGCTGGTGGCTCGAACATGCCGAGCGGCTGCGGCCCGACTACCTCGACCACATCTCGTTGGAGGACGACGCGGCCCATATCCGGGTGTGGGCGCAGGCATTGGTGCCGGGCTTGTTGCAGACGACGGGCTATGCGGAGTCCGTCATCAGGTCCAGCCCGAGCTACGTTGCCCCGGAACGCGTAGGGCAGATGGTCAAGGTGCGCGAGGCGAGGCAGGCGAAGATCGAGGAGGGCGGCGCGGCGTACACGGCCATTCTCTGGGAGCCCGTGATCATCCACTCTCTGGTGCCTGCGGAGATCCACCAGCCACAGCTCGAACGAATCCTTGAGGTGGCGGAGAGGCCGAACGTGACCATTCAGATTCTTCCCTTGAGCGCGGGCACCATGGCCGGAGAGATCTCCGCCTTCGCGTCCTTCAGCTTCGACGAGGCGGCCATCGTGGAAGCGGTGACGCTGGAGAACCTGCGGGGCACCTCGATCCTTGAGGCGCCCGAGGATCTTGCCGCTTACACCCTTGCCTTCGACCAACTACGATCGGCGGCACTGGCACCGAATGCGAGCGCGCAACTCATCCGGCGTGCACTACAGAGAAGCTAA
- a CDS encoding ATP-binding protein, which produces MPALSAHSRTHPRRDSFRIPKRRRHVPEARAAVRRILKDWAVDPELADDIATVATELVTNAVRHCRVALAEIEVVVSIRGCGLLLEVSDPDRTRLPAPHTGSDREGAGGHGLALVDALSERWGHDVRPFTKCVWAYFVLAGEQSPCDS; this is translated from the coding sequence ATGCCCGCACTCAGCGCCCACAGCCGCACCCACCCACGCCGCGACTCCTTCCGCATCCCCAAGCGCAGACGACACGTCCCCGAAGCCCGCGCGGCGGTCCGGCGCATCCTCAAGGACTGGGCCGTCGACCCCGAACTCGCCGACGACATCGCGACCGTGGCGACCGAACTCGTCACCAACGCCGTACGGCACTGCCGAGTCGCCCTCGCCGAGATCGAGGTGGTCGTGTCGATCCGGGGCTGCGGGCTGCTGCTGGAGGTGTCGGACCCGGACCGGACGCGGCTTCCGGCGCCGCACACGGGCAGCGACCGGGAGGGCGCCGGCGGGCACGGCCTCGCACTCGTCGACGCGCTGTCGGAACGGTGGGGCCATGACGTACGGCCGTTCACCAAGTGCGTGTGGGCCTACTTCGTGCTGGCCGGGGAGCAGTCACCGTGCGACAGCTGA